From a region of the Vicia villosa cultivar HV-30 ecotype Madison, WI unplaced genomic scaffold, Vvil1.0 ctg.003033F_1_1, whole genome shotgun sequence genome:
- the LOC131640297 gene encoding chloroplast envelope quinone oxidoreductase homolog → MAARLMQAVQYTSYGGGASGLKHVEIPVPTPKTNEVLLKLEAASINPVDWKIQKGDLRVMFLPRKFPHTPCTDVAGEVVEIGPQVKDFKAGDKVIAKLTHQYGGGLAEFAVASESLTAARPSEVSAAEAAGLPIAGLTARDALIEIGGIKLDGTGEQKNVLVTAASGGVGAYAVQLAKLGNNHVTATCGARNIDFVKSLGADEVLDYKTPEGVALKSPSGKKYDAVIHCTTGIPWSTFDPNLAEKGVVVDLTPGPSSIATFALKKLTFSKKRLVPFIVNVKREGMEHLAQLVKDGKLKTIIDSKFPLSKAEDAWAKSIDGHATGKIIVEP, encoded by the exons ATGGCTGCGAGACTTATGCAAGCTGTTCAGTACACTTCCTATGGCGGAGGAGCCTCCGGTTTGAAG CATGTTGAAATTCCCGTTCCAACTCCAAAAACTAATGAAGTTTTGCTCAAATTGGAAGCAGCTAGCATTAATCCAGTTGACTGGAAGATTCAGAAGGGTGATCTCCGGGTTATGTTCTTGCCTCGAAAATTTCCCCATACACCTT GTACTGATGTAGCAGGAGAGGTAGTAGAGATTGGACCCCAAGTCAAGGATTTTAAAGCTGGTGATAAAGTTATTGCTAAGCTCACGCATCAA TATGGAGGGGGACTAGCTGAGTTTGCAGTGGCAAGCGAGAGCTTAACAGCTGCCAGACCATCTGAAGTCTCAGCAGCTGAAGCTGCGGGTTTACCCATAGCCGGTCTCACAGCTCGTGACGCACTCATCGAAATTGGAGGAATTAAGCTTGACGGAACAGGCGAGCAGAAGAACGTTTTGGTAACTGCTGCTTCCGGTGGTGTAGGTGCATACGCTGTTCAACTTGCCAAACTAGGGAACAACCACGTGACAGCCACTTGTGGTGCTCGCAACATCGACTTTGTCAAAAGCTTAGGCGCTGATGAAGTTCTCGACTACAAGACTCCAGAAGGAGTAGCACTGAAGAGTCCATCTGGTAAGAAATATGATGCAGTGATACATTGCACCACTGGAATACCATGGTCAACTTTTGATCCTAATTTGGCTGAAAAAGGGGTTGTAGTGGATTTAACACCTGGCCCGAGTTCAATTGCAACTTTTGCTCTGAAGAAACTTACTTTTTCGAAGAAGCGGTTGGTGCCGTTTATTGTAAATGTCAAGCGCGAGGGCATGGAACATCTTGCTCAGTTAGTGAAGGATGGAAAACTGAAGACAATTATTGACTCTAAATTTCCTTTGAGCAAAGCTGAAGATGCTTGGGCTAAGAGCATTGATGGCCATGCTACAGGAAAAATCATCGTCGAGCCATAG
- the LOC131640296 gene encoding uncharacterized protein LOC131640296, translated as MFGMAGTATATTCTGTSVRWQPLLPPLRRRQRLPVIVSFKNNNNSNNKPNDMDRVLKEAWRNANDKFELFLFEAKKAAERIDRRYSVSQRVSSVASAAADRAREIDRDFEIGVKYRNFTSDFALNWPKYRAQISKFLDSPVGKSFTTLFFIWFAFSGWLFRFLIIATWVLPFAGPLLLGSLANSLVIKGSCPACKTQFAGYKNQVVRCTSCGNIVWQPKGKGDSFTRGGRNNSASKSDPNIIDVDFEEK; from the exons ATGTTCGGAATGGCCGGAACAGCAACCGCCACGACATGCACCGGCACATCAGTCCGATGGCAACCACTCCTTCCACCGCTCCGCCGCCGCCAACGCCTCCCCGTAATCGTCAGtttcaaaaacaacaacaacagtaaCAATAAACCAAACGATATGGATAGGGTTTTGAAAGAAGCGTGGCGAAACGCTAACGATAAGTTCGAGCTTTTTCTCTTCGAAGCTAAAAAAGCCGCCGAACGCATAGACCGTCGTTACTCTGTTTCGCAACGTGTGTCTTCGGTTGCTTCGGCTGCTGCTGATAGAGCCCGTGAAATTGATAGGGATTTTGAAATTGGTGTCAAATACCGGAATTTTACTTCCGATTTTGCCCTTAACTGGCCTAAG TATAGAGCGCAGATTAGTAAATTTTTGGATAGTCCGGTTGGGAAAAGCTTTACG ACACTTTTCTTCATCTGGTTTGCATTTTCTGGCTGGCTTTTTCGGTTCTTGATAATTGCAACATGGGTACTTCCATTTGCTGGACCTCTTCTACTTGGATCATTGGCCAACAGCTTAGTTATTAAG GGCTCTTGTCCAGCTTGCAAAACACAGTTTGCTGGTTACAAGAACCAAGTAGTTCGATGTACAAGCTGTGGCAACATTGTGTGGCAACCTAAAGGTAAAGGGGATTCCTTTACAAGAGGCGGTAGAAATAACTCAGCATCAAAGTCAGACCCTAACATCATTGATGTTGACTTTGAGGAGAAATGA
- the LOC131640298 gene encoding uncharacterized protein LOC131640298: MSSMRGSSSTNSNLSESSSFSTSNLPWKPLCRCGDNAALRKARTVKNYGKLFWGCQHFKGHSNPGCGFFQWFYEECKGEIEQTLMNDQWKFEVLSEEMEEAKKQVEILRLNTMELEDTLKINIRWKKIWKFMFFCVLFVLVVKML; encoded by the exons ATGAGTTCTATGCGTGGCTCATCATCAACAAATAGCAACCTAAGTGAGTCATCTTCTTTCAGCACATCTAATCTTCCATGGAAGCCTCTATGTCGTTGTGGAGACAACGCGGCTCTTCGCAAGGCACGGACTGTCAAGAACTATGGAAAGCTATTTTGGGGTTGTCAACATTTTAAG GGACACAGCAATCCTGGTTGTGGATTTTTTCAATGGTTCTATGAAGAATGTAAAGGTGAAATTGAGCAAACCTTGATGAATGATCAATGGAAGTTTGAAGTTCTTAGTGAAGAGATGGAAGAAGCCAAAAAACAGGTTGAAATATTGAGGCTTAATACTATGGAATTAGAGGATACTTTGAAGATCAACATTAGGTGGAAGAAGATTTGGAAGTTTATGTTTTTTTGTGTGTTATTTGTCTTAGTAGTCAAAATGTTGTAA